One Halostella limicola genomic window carries:
- a CDS encoding PAS domain S-box protein codes for MSSSTPPDDASAEVLAVFDRRDDPCEPLSTAEVAAVLDRSKEAVRDCLERLAEHGELEAKSAGASDRVWWRPVQTASSSTSPGPALEEYPSLVNDVLDGVAVGVVVLDAEFTVAWINEAAKRYLGLAGMDVIGRDKRALVRETITGAVAEPDDFADTVLSTYDDNTYAEEFEVRTTPEGEDDRWLEHRSKPIETGRYAGGRVEFYYDVTDRKRTDEERQLQLSVSQSIAEAATLEDGLRAALRDVCQWTDWEVGQAWVPNDDGRVERSPASYVESESFASFEAASRDFTFGPGEGIPGRVLELTEPVWFHDVTSVPADVYPRTDPAAEVGLRAGLGVPVVADGELAVVLEFYRSDRREADDRLVETVASVARDLGSLVSRKQTERALDRQYALLEQVMEAAPVGISVFGADGDVERANSRALALHGLSGSDEDRIEVADRAFYDERGDPIPLDDRPFARVMDTGSPVYGWEARVEPSGEKRKWLSVNAEPITDDDGEIQWVVVVEEDITELKAQYRAIMGAANDVIVTIDEDSVVRSVNPAIEEMFGYDRAELLGESLTTLMPDELVDRHYDAFGRYLETGERTLDWDYVELPGVRADGTEIPLAISFSEIEYEGEQLFTGIIRDITERKEREQALREERNLIERIVETSPVGIATLDADGAFDLVNDRTEEILGYLPDAVGDQERRTELLKPIASDGTAIAPDETPTYRILENGETVHDVEVGIERRDGERVWVSVSGTPMRDGDRITGAVVTFADVTERKEYQRKLEESNERLEQFAYAVSHDLQEPLRMVSSYLRLIENRYADELDEDGREFIEFAVDGAGRMRDMIDGLLEYSRVETRGDPFEPVDMDAVASDVLDDLQVRIEERDAEVETEPLPRVEGDPDQLRQVVQNLVSNALTYSGDEPPRVHISAEREGNEWVISVSDEGIGIDPEDQDRIFEVFERLHGREEHEGTGIGLALCRRIVERHGGDVWVESEPGEGATFSFTLPAADGEDPDAHGVAS; via the coding sequence ATGTCATCGTCGACCCCGCCCGACGACGCCAGCGCCGAGGTACTGGCCGTCTTCGACCGGCGGGACGACCCCTGCGAACCCCTCTCGACCGCCGAGGTCGCGGCGGTCCTCGACCGGTCGAAGGAGGCGGTGCGCGACTGCCTGGAGCGTCTCGCCGAGCACGGCGAGCTAGAGGCGAAGTCCGCGGGCGCGTCGGACCGCGTCTGGTGGCGACCCGTGCAGACCGCGAGTTCGTCGACCTCGCCCGGACCGGCGCTGGAGGAGTACCCGTCGCTGGTCAACGACGTGCTGGACGGCGTCGCCGTCGGCGTCGTCGTCCTCGACGCGGAGTTCACCGTCGCCTGGATCAACGAGGCGGCGAAGCGGTATCTGGGACTGGCGGGGATGGACGTCATCGGCCGGGACAAGCGGGCGCTCGTCCGGGAGACGATCACCGGCGCCGTCGCGGAGCCGGACGACTTCGCCGATACCGTCCTCTCGACGTACGACGACAACACGTACGCGGAGGAGTTCGAGGTCCGGACCACCCCCGAGGGCGAGGACGACCGCTGGCTGGAGCACCGCAGCAAGCCCATCGAGACCGGCCGGTACGCCGGCGGGCGGGTCGAGTTCTACTACGACGTCACCGACCGAAAGCGGACCGACGAGGAGCGCCAGCTCCAGCTGTCCGTGAGCCAGTCCATCGCGGAGGCCGCGACGCTGGAGGACGGCCTCCGGGCGGCGCTGCGGGACGTCTGCCAGTGGACCGACTGGGAGGTGGGGCAGGCGTGGGTGCCGAACGACGACGGCCGCGTCGAGCGTTCCCCCGCGTCGTACGTCGAGTCCGAATCCTTCGCGTCGTTCGAGGCAGCGTCGCGCGACTTCACGTTCGGCCCCGGCGAGGGGATCCCGGGCCGCGTGCTGGAACTGACGGAGCCGGTCTGGTTCCACGATGTCACGTCGGTCCCCGCGGACGTCTACCCCCGCACCGACCCGGCGGCCGAGGTCGGGTTGCGGGCCGGACTGGGCGTCCCCGTCGTCGCCGACGGCGAACTCGCGGTCGTCCTCGAGTTCTACCGCTCCGATCGGCGCGAGGCCGACGACCGGCTGGTCGAGACCGTGGCCTCCGTCGCGCGGGACCTCGGCAGCCTGGTCTCGCGGAAGCAGACCGAGCGAGCGCTCGACCGGCAGTACGCCCTCCTCGAACAGGTAATGGAGGCCGCGCCGGTCGGCATCTCGGTGTTCGGCGCGGACGGCGACGTCGAACGCGCGAACTCGCGGGCGCTGGCGCTGCACGGCCTCTCCGGCAGCGACGAGGATCGGATCGAGGTCGCCGACCGTGCGTTCTACGACGAGCGCGGCGACCCGATCCCCCTCGACGACCGCCCGTTCGCGAGGGTGATGGACACGGGAAGCCCCGTGTACGGCTGGGAGGCCCGCGTCGAGCCGTCGGGCGAGAAGCGCAAGTGGCTCTCGGTGAACGCCGAACCGATCACGGACGACGACGGGGAGATCCAGTGGGTGGTGGTCGTCGAAGAGGACATCACGGAGCTGAAAGCCCAGTACCGGGCGATCATGGGGGCGGCGAACGACGTCATCGTCACCATCGACGAGGACAGCGTGGTTCGGTCGGTGAACCCCGCGATCGAGGAGATGTTCGGCTACGACCGCGCGGAACTGCTCGGCGAGTCGCTGACCACGCTCATGCCCGACGAACTGGTCGACCGCCACTACGACGCGTTCGGGCGATACCTCGAAACGGGCGAGCGCACCCTCGACTGGGACTACGTCGAACTGCCCGGCGTGCGCGCGGACGGGACGGAGATCCCGCTCGCGATCTCGTTCAGCGAGATCGAGTACGAGGGCGAGCAGCTCTTCACGGGCATCATCCGGGACATCACCGAGCGCAAGGAGCGAGAACAGGCGCTGCGCGAGGAGCGGAACCTCATCGAGCGGATCGTCGAGACGAGCCCCGTCGGGATCGCGACCCTCGACGCCGACGGCGCGTTCGACCTCGTCAACGACCGAACCGAGGAGATCCTGGGGTACTTGCCCGACGCGGTCGGCGACCAGGAGCGACGGACCGAGCTGCTGAAGCCGATCGCCTCGGACGGAACCGCGATCGCTCCCGACGAGACCCCTACCTACCGGATCCTGGAGAACGGCGAGACGGTCCACGACGTGGAGGTCGGGATCGAGCGCCGGGACGGCGAGCGCGTGTGGGTTTCGGTCAGCGGCACGCCGATGCGCGACGGTGACCGGATCACGGGTGCGGTGGTCACGTTCGCGGATGTCACCGAGCGCAAGGAGTACCAGCGCAAGCTGGAGGAGTCCAACGAGCGCCTCGAACAGTTCGCCTACGCGGTGTCACACGACCTGCAGGAGCCGCTGCGGATGGTCTCCAGCTACCTCCGGCTGATCGAGAACCGGTACGCGGACGAACTCGACGAGGACGGCCGCGAGTTCATCGAGTTCGCGGTCGACGGGGCCGGGCGAATGCGCGACATGATCGACGGGTTGCTCGAGTACTCGCGGGTCGAGACGCGGGGCGACCCGTTCGAACCGGTCGACATGGACGCGGTCGCGAGCGACGTCCTCGACGACCTGCAGGTCCGGATCGAGGAGCGCGACGCCGAGGTCGAAACGGAGCCGCTCCCCCGCGTCGAGGGCGACCCCGACCAACTGCGGCAGGTGGTCCAGAACCTCGTGAGCAACGCGCTCACCTACAGCGGCGACGAGCCGCCGCGAGTGCACATCTCCGCCGAGCGGGAGGGGAACGAGTGGGTGATCTCGGTCAGCGACGAGGGTATCGGCATCGACCCCGAGGACCAGGACCGGATCTTCGAGGTGTTCGAGCGGTTGCACGGCCGCGAGGAGCACGAGGGGACCGGGATCGGTCTGGCGCTCTGCCGGCGCATCGTCGAGCGCCACGGCGGCGACGTCTGGGTCGAGTCCGAGCCCGGCGAGGGTGCGACGTTCTCGTTCACGCTCCCGGCCGCGGACGGCGAGGACCCGGACGCTCACGGCGTCGCCTCCTGA
- a CDS encoding DUF58 domain-containing protein: MTASASASGESADVELADGASATPESETETDRTVETTARETKRWRGISAVALVAGGAGIVLRHPSLFLIGVIGVAYAAYARSATELPVSLAVERRLSDADPDPGDEVEVAVTVTNEGESTLPDLRLVDGVPDPLAVVDGVPRHGTSLRSGESATFEYTVVAGRGTHEFDHLLVVARGMSGAVETRARIPTADRLTCEPTFEPVSGVALRALTTRHAGRVETDDGGEGVEFHSTREYRPGDAISRIDWNRHARTGELATLRFRQERSATVVLLLDVREAAYLRPGEDRPHAVDRSVEAATAVFPSLLDAGNRVGIAAFGPTEAWLAPGLGTDHRARARSLFSSHAAFSPEPPETDFYFNVRLRRLRKRLPEDAQVILFSPLCDDQVVRFARLVDAHGHLVTVVSPDPTGDDTAGRRLAGAERAARITALRGAGVRVVDVPDGESIESALASAGKRWSR, from the coding sequence ATGACCGCGAGCGCGTCCGCCTCGGGCGAGTCGGCCGACGTCGAGCTCGCCGACGGCGCATCGGCGACGCCCGAGTCCGAGACTGAAACCGACCGGACCGTCGAGACGACCGCGCGGGAGACGAAGCGGTGGCGGGGGATCAGTGCCGTCGCGCTGGTCGCCGGCGGCGCGGGGATCGTCCTGCGACACCCCTCGCTGTTCCTGATCGGCGTGATCGGCGTCGCGTACGCCGCGTACGCGCGGTCGGCGACGGAGCTACCGGTGTCGCTCGCCGTCGAGCGGCGGCTCTCCGACGCCGACCCCGATCCGGGCGACGAGGTCGAGGTCGCGGTGACGGTGACCAACGAGGGCGAGTCGACGCTCCCCGACCTCCGCCTCGTCGACGGCGTGCCGGACCCGCTCGCGGTCGTCGACGGCGTGCCCCGCCACGGAACGTCCCTCCGGTCCGGCGAGTCCGCCACGTTCGAGTACACCGTCGTCGCCGGGCGGGGGACCCACGAGTTCGACCACCTCCTCGTCGTCGCGCGGGGGATGAGCGGCGCGGTCGAGACCCGCGCCCGGATACCGACGGCGGACCGGCTGACGTGCGAACCGACGTTCGAGCCGGTCTCCGGCGTCGCGCTCCGGGCCCTGACCACCCGCCACGCCGGGCGCGTCGAGACCGACGACGGCGGCGAGGGCGTCGAGTTCCACTCCACCCGGGAGTACCGCCCCGGCGACGCCATCTCCCGCATCGACTGGAACCGCCACGCGCGGACCGGGGAACTCGCGACCCTGCGGTTCCGACAGGAACGTTCGGCGACGGTCGTCCTCCTCCTCGACGTGCGCGAGGCGGCGTACCTCCGCCCGGGCGAGGACCGCCCGCACGCGGTCGACCGCTCGGTGGAGGCGGCGACCGCCGTGTTCCCCTCGCTACTGGACGCGGGCAACCGCGTCGGGATCGCGGCGTTCGGTCCGACGGAGGCGTGGCTCGCGCCCGGCCTCGGGACGGACCACCGCGCGAGGGCGCGGTCGCTGTTCTCGTCGCACGCCGCCTTCTCGCCGGAGCCGCCCGAGACCGACTTCTACTTCAACGTGCGCCTGCGCCGGTTGCGCAAGCGCCTCCCGGAGGACGCGCAGGTGATCCTGTTCTCCCCACTCTGTGACGACCAGGTCGTCCGCTTCGCGCGGCTGGTCGACGCCCACGGCCACCTCGTCACCGTCGTCAGCCCCGATCCGACGGGGGACGACACGGCCGGCCGCCGCCTCGCCGGGGCCGAGCGCGCGGCCCGGATAACGGCGCTGCGGGGAGCGGGAGTCCGCGTAGTCGACGTTCCGGACGGCGAGTCGATCGAGTCGGCGCTCGCGAGCGCCGGGAAGCGGTGGTCGCGATGA
- a CDS encoding MBL fold metallo-hydrolase, whose amino-acid sequence MDRITLSNAAFEGDNNVYLFADGPETVLVDTGDGAATTREQLERALGDRGVSLADVDRVFLTHWHGDHTGLAGPIQAESGADVYVHARDAPLVEGDEDAWAAMHEKQDAYFEQWGMPADQRAALRERMAGAGPGDVTPDVTTFEDGETFSFDGHDLRVVHTSGHADGLCLFEIDGGREVFSGDALLPQYTPNVGGADVRVERPLEKYLRALRRIADADYDRAWPGHRDPIDDPTGRAEYIIDHHEERSWRVLDALRRKGPCDTWTVSDDLFGDLEGIHILHGPGESYAHLEHLEREGSVVREGNEYRLADGVAERLEATDGERWALEY is encoded by the coding sequence ATGGACCGGATCACGCTGTCGAACGCCGCGTTCGAGGGGGACAACAACGTCTACCTCTTCGCGGACGGCCCCGAGACGGTGCTCGTCGACACCGGCGATGGGGCCGCGACGACCCGGGAGCAACTGGAGCGCGCGCTCGGAGACCGCGGCGTCTCGCTCGCGGACGTCGACCGCGTCTTCCTCACCCACTGGCACGGCGACCACACCGGACTCGCCGGGCCGATCCAGGCCGAGAGCGGCGCCGACGTGTACGTCCACGCCCGCGACGCGCCGCTGGTCGAAGGTGACGAGGACGCCTGGGCCGCGATGCACGAGAAGCAGGACGCCTACTTCGAGCAGTGGGGCATGCCCGCGGACCAGCGGGCCGCCCTCCGCGAGCGGATGGCCGGCGCGGGACCGGGCGACGTGACCCCCGACGTGACGACGTTCGAGGACGGCGAGACGTTCTCGTTCGACGGGCACGATCTCCGCGTCGTCCACACCTCCGGCCACGCCGACGGCCTCTGTCTCTTCGAGATCGACGGCGGCCGCGAGGTGTTCTCCGGCGACGCGCTCCTCCCCCAGTACACGCCGAACGTCGGCGGCGCGGACGTCCGCGTCGAGCGCCCCCTCGAAAAGTACCTCCGGGCGCTCCGACGCATCGCAGACGCCGACTACGACCGCGCGTGGCCCGGCCACCGCGACCCCATCGACGACCCGACCGGCCGCGCCGAGTACATCATCGACCACCACGAGGAGCGGTCGTGGCGCGTCCTCGACGCCCTCCGGCGGAAGGGCCCCTGCGACACGTGGACGGTGAGCGACGACCTGTTCGGCGATCTGGAGGGGATCCACATCCTCCACGGCCCCGGCGAGTCCTACGCCCACCTCGAACACCTAGAGCGCGAGGGCTCGGTCGTCCGCGAGGGGAACGAGTACCGACTCGCGGACGGCGTCGCGGAGCGGTTGGAAGCGACGGACGGCGAGCGGTGGGCGTTGGAGTACTGA
- a CDS encoding NADP-dependent oxidoreductase, whose product MVADTNRQWTLASRPTGDPTAENFELVEGEVPDPGPREVLVRTRYLSVDPYMRGRMRDAESYADPWEVGDVMRAGVVGDVVESNHPDFEAGDVVNGDLLWAEYATADGDDLRPVDPDLAPVSTALGVLGMPGRTAYFGLLDVAEPRPGDTVLVSGAAGAVGSVVGQIAKLNGCRVVGVAGADEKVEWLTGELGFDDAVNYSAADDLYAAVGEACPEGVDVYFDNVGGEVTDAAFAHLNVRGRVAVCGQISQYNATERPTGPRKLGTLIETRARVQGFLVSDFAARADEATERLAEWIGAGDVQYRETVTEGFENAPEAFIGLFEGVNVGKQLVKVDTGEE is encoded by the coding sequence ATGGTCGCTGACACCAACCGGCAGTGGACGCTGGCGAGCCGACCGACCGGTGATCCGACGGCGGAGAACTTCGAACTGGTCGAGGGCGAGGTTCCCGACCCCGGCCCCCGCGAGGTGCTCGTGCGGACGCGCTACCTCTCGGTCGACCCCTACATGCGCGGACGGATGCGCGACGCCGAGTCCTACGCGGACCCGTGGGAGGTCGGCGACGTGATGCGCGCCGGTGTCGTCGGCGACGTCGTCGAGTCGAACCACCCCGACTTCGAGGCGGGCGACGTGGTCAACGGCGACCTCCTGTGGGCCGAGTACGCGACCGCCGACGGCGACGACCTGCGCCCCGTCGACCCCGACCTCGCTCCGGTATCGACGGCGCTCGGCGTGCTCGGGATGCCCGGGCGGACCGCCTACTTCGGCCTGCTCGACGTGGCGGAGCCGCGTCCCGGCGACACCGTGCTCGTCTCGGGCGCGGCGGGAGCGGTCGGCTCCGTCGTCGGCCAGATCGCGAAGCTGAACGGCTGTCGCGTCGTCGGCGTCGCCGGCGCAGACGAGAAGGTCGAGTGGCTCACGGGGGAACTGGGCTTCGACGACGCCGTCAACTACAGCGCCGCCGACGACCTGTACGCGGCGGTCGGCGAGGCCTGTCCGGAGGGCGTCGACGTCTACTTCGACAACGTCGGCGGCGAGGTGACCGACGCGGCGTTCGCACACCTCAACGTCCGGGGTCGCGTCGCCGTCTGCGGACAGATATCGCAGTACAACGCGACCGAGCGCCCGACCGGCCCGCGGAAGCTCGGCACGCTCATCGAGACGCGGGCCCGCGTCCAGGGCTTCCTCGTCAGCGACTTCGCGGCGCGGGCCGACGAGGCCACCGAGCGGCTGGCCGAGTGGATCGGCGCGGGCGACGTGCAGTACCGGGAGACGGTCACCGAGGGGTTCGAGAACGCGCCCGAGGCGTTCATAGGGCTGTTCGAGGGCGTGAACGTCGGGAAACAGCTGGTGAAGGTGGACACCGGGGAAGAGTAA
- a CDS encoding DUF7519 family protein — protein MTEEITRLPSLQSGGLAAAAISVVALALGFYSMLALPFGALALCAAAAAVARGWRRAAVWAGVLLFGAAVTAAVENAPTLVVLLGAGGAVVAWDLLDNAISLGEQLGREADTRRTEVVHAGGSVALALGVSVGSYGLYSVAGGGKPLSALVFLLIAVVALTSVLRT, from the coding sequence ATGACCGAGGAGATAACGCGGCTCCCGTCGCTGCAAAGCGGCGGTCTGGCGGCCGCGGCGATCAGCGTCGTCGCGCTGGCGCTCGGGTTCTATTCGATGCTCGCGCTCCCGTTCGGCGCGCTGGCGCTCTGTGCGGCGGCCGCGGCCGTTGCTCGCGGGTGGCGGCGGGCGGCGGTCTGGGCCGGCGTCCTGCTGTTCGGCGCGGCCGTCACGGCGGCGGTCGAGAACGCGCCGACGCTCGTCGTCCTCCTCGGGGCCGGCGGCGCGGTCGTCGCGTGGGACCTGCTCGACAACGCCATCAGCCTCGGCGAGCAGCTCGGGCGCGAGGCCGACACGCGCCGGACCGAGGTCGTCCACGCCGGCGGGAGCGTCGCGCTCGCGCTCGGCGTCTCCGTCGGGAGCTACGGGCTGTACTCGGTCGCCGGGGGCGGTAAGCCGCTGTCGGCGCTCGTGTTCCTCCTCATCGCCGTCGTGGCGCTGACGAGCGTCCTGCGGACGTGA
- a CDS encoding DUF7269 family protein gives MSRLRRLAAGIGVAAAAVGFAFLLAPEFAGYIDTSEGLLVVVGVVALLQGLRVVSRRRRSRVTEFDTPDPETRQSLPTPGDDFDDDLAVRRGRHWAARRERVSKRLEAAAVEAITYAEDCSEAAAREALGAGTWTDDPVAAAFFSDSLPASASLWTRIRETVSLRPRFDRRAKRAAHAVADLYEVSGE, from the coding sequence GTGAGCCGGCTCCGACGACTGGCGGCCGGTATCGGCGTCGCCGCCGCGGCGGTCGGGTTCGCCTTCCTGCTCGCGCCCGAGTTCGCGGGGTATATCGACACGTCGGAGGGGCTCCTCGTCGTCGTCGGCGTCGTCGCGCTCCTCCAGGGACTGCGCGTCGTGAGCCGGCGCCGGCGCTCGCGCGTCACGGAGTTCGACACGCCGGACCCGGAGACCCGTCAGTCGCTCCCGACGCCGGGCGACGACTTCGACGACGACCTGGCGGTGCGCCGGGGGCGACACTGGGCGGCCAGGCGCGAGCGGGTCAGCAAGCGCCTCGAAGCGGCGGCGGTCGAGGCGATCACGTACGCCGAGGACTGCTCGGAAGCGGCCGCTCGGGAGGCGCTCGGCGCCGGGACCTGGACGGACGACCCCGTCGCCGCGGCGTTTTTCTCCGATAGCCTGCCTGCGTCGGCGTCGCTCTGGACCCGGATCCGTGAGACCGTCTCGCTCCGGCCCCGGTTCGACCGCCGGGCGAAGCGGGCCGCCCACGCCGTCGCCGACCTCTACGAGGTGAGCGGGGAATGA
- a CDS encoding DUF4129 domain-containing protein, with protein MNRDALRPILVAVVCVLALSVAAATLTSPVDTEGNGGGGFSSPSTDPSEESGIGGEEESGAPSSGGFDFPRMCLSVLSGDAPFGVLAATLLLLGAVAYSRYDGLVAFSFVLGLGIPLFLLVTLLTAGCAEPFSLSGSTNGSIISLGDGASSPVGLGDGEGRVDPTSPSTLLFVLLALTPLALVGLYLFSDVQGETDEDETLDRTDEERRSAIGRAAGRAADRIEESVDVENEVYRAWREMTGHLDVDRPESSTPGEFADAAVDAGMSADDVEELTGLFEEVRYGGMDPTDDREERAVDALRRIETTYAGDEQ; from the coding sequence GTGAACCGAGACGCCCTCCGCCCGATCCTCGTCGCCGTCGTCTGCGTGCTGGCGCTTTCGGTCGCGGCGGCGACGCTGACCTCGCCGGTCGACACCGAGGGCAACGGCGGCGGCGGATTCAGTTCGCCGTCGACGGACCCGTCCGAGGAGTCCGGGATCGGCGGCGAGGAGGAGTCCGGCGCCCCGAGCAGCGGCGGGTTCGACTTCCCGCGGATGTGCCTCTCCGTGCTGTCCGGCGACGCCCCCTTCGGGGTGCTCGCCGCCACGCTGCTCCTCCTCGGCGCGGTCGCGTACTCGCGGTACGACGGCCTCGTCGCGTTCTCGTTCGTCCTCGGGCTCGGCATCCCGCTGTTCCTGCTCGTGACGCTCCTGACGGCCGGCTGCGCGGAGCCGTTCTCGCTGTCGGGGTCGACGAACGGCTCGATCATCTCGCTCGGCGACGGGGCCTCGTCGCCGGTCGGGCTCGGCGACGGCGAGGGCCGCGTCGACCCCACGTCGCCGTCGACGCTTCTGTTCGTCCTCCTCGCGCTCACGCCGCTCGCGCTCGTCGGGCTGTACCTGTTCAGCGACGTCCAGGGCGAGACCGACGAGGACGAGACCCTCGACCGGACCGACGAGGAGCGCCGCTCCGCCATCGGCCGGGCCGCGGGTCGGGCGGCGGACCGCATCGAGGAGTCGGTCGACGTGGAGAACGAGGTGTACCGCGCCTGGCGCGAGATGACGGGCCACCTCGACGTCGACCGCCCCGAGTCGAGCACGCCGGGCGAGTTCGCGGACGCCGCCGTCGACGCCGGCATGTCCGCCGACGACGTCGAGGAGCTGACCGGGCTGTTCGAGGAGGTCCGCTACGGCGGGATGGACCCGACCGACGACCGCGAGGAGCGGGCGGTCGACGCCCTCCGGCGGATCGAAACGACCTACGCGGGGGACGAGCAGTGA
- a CDS encoding DUF4013 domain-containing protein, with product MFTASLSYLRNTEGWERTAVIGGLLGAFSFLVIPAFAATGYLLRVLRETMRGDDEGAPAFDDWEAMTVDGLKAAVIGLAYAFLPSALFAVAATAGVAGLLSGSDAGAVTGGLVLIASTLVAAVLALASAYVLPAAILNYADKGRIGAGFAAGEVGAMLVSREYATAFGYALVLGIAVGLAGGVLNAVPVLGYVATAFVAFYAAVASAWIFGTAYAEMYPVDVTAGSDGAPDERVVV from the coding sequence ATGTTCACAGCATCACTCAGCTACCTTCGCAACACCGAGGGCTGGGAGCGCACGGCCGTCATCGGCGGCCTGCTCGGCGCTTTCAGCTTCCTCGTGATCCCCGCGTTCGCCGCGACGGGGTACCTGCTTCGCGTCCTGCGCGAGACGATGCGCGGCGACGACGAGGGCGCGCCCGCCTTCGACGACTGGGAGGCGATGACCGTCGACGGTCTGAAAGCGGCCGTCATCGGCCTGGCCTACGCGTTCCTCCCGAGCGCCCTCTTCGCCGTCGCCGCCACGGCTGGCGTCGCCGGGCTGCTCTCCGGGAGCGACGCGGGCGCGGTGACCGGCGGCCTCGTGCTGATCGCCAGCACGCTCGTCGCCGCCGTCCTCGCCCTCGCGTCGGCTTACGTGCTCCCGGCGGCGATCCTGAACTACGCGGACAAGGGCCGAATCGGCGCCGGCTTCGCCGCCGGCGAGGTCGGAGCGATGCTTGTCTCCCGCGAGTACGCGACCGCGTTCGGCTACGCGCTCGTCCTCGGCATCGCGGTCGGGCTCGCCGGCGGCGTGCTGAACGCCGTCCCGGTCCTCGGCTACGTCGCCACTGCGTTCGTCGCGTTCTACGCCGCCGTCGCGTCGGCGTGGATCTTCGGCACGGCCTACGCCGAGATGTACCCGGTCGACGTGACGGCCGGCAGCGACGGCGCTCCGGACGAGCGGGTCGTCGTCTGA
- a CDS encoding DUF5783 family protein, with translation MTEFDPEKFEDKYVHYLDELQTAYRSAYQDLHGRYDSSVLKAVDRQVLDESEPFYEGDGEFRVELPDDPHGRVGAVADHEQFDAVLDELVDGIERELRREFGFADAE, from the coding sequence GTGACCGAGTTCGACCCCGAGAAGTTCGAGGACAAGTACGTCCACTACCTCGACGAGCTCCAGACGGCGTACAGGAGCGCCTACCAGGACCTGCACGGCCGGTACGACTCGTCGGTCCTGAAGGCCGTCGACCGGCAGGTGCTGGACGAGAGCGAGCCCTTTTACGAGGGCGACGGCGAGTTCCGCGTCGAACTCCCCGACGACCCGCACGGTCGCGTCGGCGCGGTGGCCGACCACGAGCAGTTCGACGCCGTGCTCGACGAACTCGTCGACGGCATCGAGCGGGAACTGCGCCGGGAGTTCGGGTTCGCGGACGCGGAGTGA
- a CDS encoding PPOX class F420-dependent oxidoreductase: MTTIPDDFRDLFEKKTFAHLATLLPDGSPHVTPVWVDYDADADRLLVNTERGRKKEENVREDRRVAVSMTDPDNPYRMLSVRGEVAEITTEGARKHIDELAKRYMGEDDYPNPIETERVILSIEPEHVTHMAP, from the coding sequence GTGACGACGATACCCGACGACTTCCGAGACCTGTTCGAGAAGAAGACGTTCGCCCACCTGGCGACGCTGTTGCCGGACGGGTCGCCCCACGTGACACCGGTGTGGGTCGACTACGACGCGGACGCCGACCGCCTGCTGGTGAACACCGAGCGCGGCCGCAAGAAGGAGGAGAACGTCCGGGAGGACCGGCGGGTCGCCGTCAGCATGACCGACCCGGACAACCCGTACCGGATGCTCTCGGTGCGGGGCGAAGTGGCGGAGATCACGACGGAGGGCGCGCGCAAGCACATCGACGAACTCGCGAAGCGCTACATGGGCGAGGACGACTACCCCAACCCGATCGAGACCGAGCGGGTCATCCTCTCGATCGAACCGGAGCACGTCACGCACATGGCGCCCTGA